Proteins encoded in a region of the Brevefilum fermentans genome:
- the miaB gene encoding tRNA (N6-isopentenyl adenosine(37)-C2)-methylthiotransferase MiaB, with protein MKYHIWTEGCQMNVADSHRLASALEKMGYEPTRQPHHADVIVLNTCVVRQSAEDKAIGRLSSLRPLKDRNPNLVVNLMGCLIGVRGNQKILERFPWVDVVSPPSDPEPLIRYLVERSAKQTSQINQAQINALLDGDIILPKADQGRLVSAFIPIVYGCSHACTYCIIPSKRGIEHSRPYDEILNEVNSFARQGVKEVTLLGQIVDRYGLDLPEPTTLSALLHDLHKIEGIKRIRFLTSHPNWMTDELLEAVQTLPKVCPHIEVPIQSGDDVILKAMRRGYTVNAYRDLIARIRQRIPDVAIATDIIVGFPGETPEQFDNTYALLADLRMDVAHLARYSPRDGTFSARKLVDDVSDAEKTRRFRKLEELQEEIASEINARLLGKTVNVLFEAQKRGRWRGRTPTNKLVFVDSPHDLLGQERSVTIEWTGPWSLIGTLTS; from the coding sequence ATGAAATATCATATTTGGACAGAAGGCTGCCAGATGAATGTGGCAGATTCACACCGGCTGGCTTCTGCACTGGAAAAGATGGGATATGAACCCACCCGCCAACCGCACCACGCCGATGTCATCGTGTTAAATACCTGTGTGGTTCGCCAGAGCGCTGAGGATAAAGCCATCGGACGGCTCAGCTCTTTGCGCCCTTTAAAAGATCGCAATCCAAACCTGGTGGTTAACCTGATGGGCTGCCTGATTGGCGTACGTGGCAACCAGAAGATCCTGGAGCGCTTCCCCTGGGTGGACGTTGTTTCACCACCTTCGGACCCAGAACCGCTGATACGCTACCTGGTTGAGCGCTCCGCCAAACAAACCAGCCAAATCAACCAGGCCCAAATCAACGCCCTTCTCGACGGGGATATCATCCTCCCCAAAGCAGATCAGGGCAGGCTGGTTTCGGCGTTTATTCCTATTGTTTATGGATGTTCCCACGCCTGTACCTATTGCATCATCCCGTCTAAACGTGGTATCGAACATTCTCGCCCCTATGACGAGATCCTCAATGAGGTCAACAGTTTTGCCCGGCAGGGAGTCAAGGAAGTCACACTTTTAGGGCAAATCGTGGATCGGTATGGCCTCGACCTGCCAGAGCCCACCACGCTCTCCGCCTTATTGCACGACCTGCATAAGATCGAAGGCATCAAGCGCATTCGTTTTCTGACCTCACACCCCAATTGGATGACCGATGAATTGTTAGAGGCTGTGCAGACCCTGCCCAAGGTTTGCCCGCACATTGAAGTGCCAATCCAATCCGGGGATGATGTGATCCTGAAAGCCATGCGGCGCGGTTATACCGTCAACGCTTACCGCGACCTGATCGCCAGGATTCGCCAGCGCATCCCCGATGTTGCCATTGCTACCGATATCATTGTTGGTTTTCCCGGCGAGACCCCTGAGCAATTCGACAATACCTATGCCCTGCTGGCGGATCTGCGCATGGATGTGGCGCACCTGGCACGCTATTCACCTCGCGACGGCACCTTTTCTGCCCGCAAGCTCGTGGATGATGTGTCTGATGCCGAAAAAACGCGCCGCTTTCGCAAACTCGAGGAATTACAAGAGGAAATCGCCAGTGAAATTAACGCCCGCTTGCTGGGGAAAACGGTGAATGTGCTCTTTGAAGCTCAAAAGCGCGGGCGCTGGCGCGGCCGCACGCCCACCAATAAATTGGTTTTTGTGGATAGCCCGCATGACTTGCTGGGTCAGGAAAGATCCGTCACAATCGAATGGACAGGCCCCTGGTCGCTAATCGGAACCCTTACATCATAA
- a CDS encoding endonuclease III domain-containing protein — translation MMEKTLEEYQSWVSQIRAALIDAFGAPEWREPLPAIDELVSTILSQNTNDTNRDVAFFALKAAFPDWQSVMAAKTEDVIDAIRPAGLANQKGPCIQNALHVIAEHNHGEINLEFLHAMSRDEAREWLISLNGVGPKTAAIVLQFAMGIPAFPVDTHIYRVTGRIGLRPSKMSVEKAHPYLEERIPEEAYYDLHLNLIRLGREVCGARKWHCYRCPIQDLCEFDNKNMTPD, via the coding sequence ATGATGGAGAAAACTTTAGAGGAATATCAAAGCTGGGTCAGCCAGATCAGGGCGGCATTGATTGATGCCTTCGGAGCGCCGGAATGGCGTGAGCCTCTGCCCGCTATTGACGAGCTGGTTTCGACAATTTTGTCTCAGAACACCAATGACACCAACCGGGATGTTGCCTTTTTTGCATTAAAAGCAGCCTTCCCGGACTGGCAATCCGTGATGGCTGCCAAAACGGAAGATGTTATTGACGCGATCCGACCGGCTGGGCTGGCTAATCAAAAAGGACCCTGTATTCAGAATGCATTGCATGTTATTGCAGAACACAATCATGGCGAGATTAACCTTGAATTTTTACATGCAATGTCCAGAGACGAAGCCCGGGAATGGTTAATTTCACTTAATGGGGTTGGTCCTAAAACCGCAGCCATCGTCCTGCAATTCGCCATGGGGATTCCAGCCTTCCCGGTTGATACGCATATTTACCGCGTGACCGGGAGGATCGGGTTGCGACCATCAAAAATGAGTGTGGAAAAAGCCCATCCTTATCTTGAAGAGCGCATCCCAGAAGAAGCGTATTACGATTTGCACTTGAATCTGATCCGTTTGGGGCGTGAGGTGTGTGGTGCGCGCAAGTGGCATTGTTATCGCTGCCCGATTCAAGACCTGTGTGAATTTGATAATAAAAATATGACCCCGGATTAA
- a CDS encoding asparaginase has protein sequence MQALNYVPLVEATRGDIVESIHYGAFCVVNSKGRLLAHAGDPNLMTFPRSSLKPLQALRFVEEGGAEAFDFTSEEVAIMCASHAGTHQHTSVLTKMHQKIGITEADLACGVHWPYDPATRDEMKLAGKQPTALNHNCSGKHTGMLAYARLKGYPLTDYLDPAHPVQVDIRETLGEMLGMDPGQMPLGIDGCSAPVYGVPMLNMAQAVASLAEPAGMEESRAQACRTITSAMIANPLMIAGPDLFDTNLMSVGAGKLFAKGGAEGYQIIGVMPGVIAEEAPGIGIAIKISDGDNRSRGRSSVALTLLKAMGVLSQTEIENLGAYGNIPIKNWRDIQIGEVRSVFSYPDFGKMWT, from the coding sequence GTGCAGGCGCTTAATTATGTACCACTGGTTGAAGCGACCAGGGGTGATATTGTGGAATCAATCCATTACGGCGCATTTTGCGTGGTGAATAGCAAGGGGCGTTTGCTGGCTCATGCGGGTGATCCGAATTTGATGACTTTCCCTCGCAGCTCATTGAAGCCCCTTCAGGCATTACGGTTTGTCGAGGAGGGCGGTGCGGAAGCATTTGATTTTACCAGTGAAGAAGTTGCCATCATGTGTGCATCCCACGCGGGGACACATCAACACACGTCAGTATTGACGAAGATGCATCAAAAAATTGGGATCACCGAAGCCGACCTGGCGTGTGGCGTTCACTGGCCTTACGACCCAGCCACGCGTGATGAGATGAAACTGGCAGGGAAACAGCCGACTGCGTTGAACCACAATTGTTCCGGCAAGCACACCGGCATGCTGGCTTACGCCCGCCTGAAGGGTTACCCACTGACGGACTACCTTGATCCGGCACATCCGGTACAGGTGGACATCAGAGAGACGCTGGGCGAGATGCTGGGGATGGATCCAGGGCAAATGCCCCTGGGGATCGATGGCTGTTCGGCGCCAGTGTATGGTGTGCCCATGCTGAATATGGCACAGGCGGTTGCCAGCCTGGCTGAGCCAGCGGGGATGGAAGAAAGCCGGGCACAAGCCTGTCGAACAATCACTTCTGCCATGATCGCCAATCCACTGATGATTGCCGGCCCGGATCTATTTGACACCAATTTGATGTCGGTTGGGGCTGGAAAGCTGTTCGCGAAGGGCGGCGCAGAGGGTTACCAAATTATTGGCGTTATGCCGGGTGTAATCGCCGAAGAAGCGCCGGGGATTGGGATTGCGATCAAGATCTCGGATGGTGATAATCGCAGCCGAGGGCGTTCATCGGTAGCCCTGACGCTGCTGAAAGCGATGGGCGTTCTGAGCCAAACAGAGATCGAAAATCTGGGCGCCTATGGCAATATCCCGATTAAAAACTGGCGCGACATTCAGATCGGTGAGGTGCGTTCCGTGTTTTCGTATCCTGATTTTGGAAAAATGTGGACATGA
- a CDS encoding MBL fold metallo-hydrolase, with translation MEEIANQVFIEQSFTGIVTAALKLPRGLLIIDSPSKADERKTWQQKLVNLGLGAAQVIVLLDTHPDRLMNAPLLDAPVLVQENALEIIHNLPIVNRPLEKLSEPEPDPHDAPQTTRWSLPDLSYSRQVNLYWGEQPVVVSHQPGAHLAASWVKYDTEKVIFVGDSVVVNQPPFLSWCSIDRWIEELMWLSSDFFKYHLMISGRDGIVSQKSVENMIKFLQSLKSVVSELLMIDDPERRIEQESIKLLKFFNVDSHLKEEYQKRLTGELNQLIKRIKTDQGKGDGRAGA, from the coding sequence ATGGAGGAAATCGCCAACCAAGTATTTATCGAACAGAGTTTCACAGGTATTGTCACTGCAGCGTTGAAATTGCCACGCGGGCTGCTAATCATTGACAGTCCGAGCAAGGCTGATGAGCGGAAGACCTGGCAGCAGAAACTGGTTAACCTGGGTTTGGGGGCTGCGCAAGTCATTGTTTTGCTGGACACCCATCCGGATCGCTTGATGAACGCGCCGCTGCTTGACGCACCGGTCCTGGTGCAAGAAAATGCCCTTGAAATTATTCATAACCTGCCGATTGTTAACCGCCCGTTAGAAAAGTTATCTGAACCGGAACCTGATCCGCATGACGCGCCCCAGACCACGCGCTGGTCCTTGCCGGATTTAAGTTATTCCAGGCAGGTGAACCTGTATTGGGGTGAACAGCCTGTCGTTGTGTCACACCAGCCTGGAGCACATTTGGCTGCTAGCTGGGTGAAATACGATACAGAAAAGGTGATTTTTGTTGGAGACAGTGTGGTGGTCAATCAACCGCCTTTTCTATCATGGTGCTCAATTGACCGTTGGATTGAAGAACTGATGTGGTTAAGTTCGGATTTCTTTAAATATCATCTCATGATCAGCGGTCGGGACGGGATTGTTTCTCAGAAATCTGTGGAAAACATGATTAAATTCCTTCAGAGCCTGAAGAGCGTTGTGAGCGAGTTGCTGATGATAGATGACCCTGAAAGAAGAATTGAACAGGAATCCATCAAGTTATTAAAATTCTTCAATGTTGATAGCCATCTAAAAGAAGAATACCAAAAACGGTTGACCGGCGAGTTGAACCAATTGATAAAACGTATTAAAACAGATCAGGGTAAAGGAGACGGTCGTGCAGGCGCTTAA
- a CDS encoding M23 family metallopeptidase, with the protein MSRFIHKMMHRKWLLVLMSVALAGIVSGIYLLYRAYFSYTSRNRAVFEFLRNPSAHQEAVIPALTRCGEAPFIMPTSGMIGFLWGDSFRPGHRHQGIDIFGGTAAGETPVYAAYDGFLSRLPKWTSTVIIRIPSDPLQPERQIWTYYTHMADQNGRSLIVDAFPPGSTEIEVSAGTLLGYQGNYSGTVGKPTGVHLHFSIVKDDGQGRFMNELKIENTLDPAPYFGLRLNAGKNEADIPVCESE; encoded by the coding sequence ATGTCCCGTTTTATTCACAAAATGATGCATCGAAAGTGGTTATTGGTTTTAATGTCGGTTGCACTGGCTGGAATAGTTTCAGGAATTTACCTTCTTTACCGTGCATATTTTTCATATACTTCGCGTAACCGCGCAGTATTTGAATTTTTGCGAAACCCCAGCGCGCATCAGGAAGCGGTCATCCCTGCATTGACCCGCTGTGGTGAAGCGCCTTTTATCATGCCAACATCCGGAATGATTGGATTTTTATGGGGGGATTCTTTTCGACCCGGTCACCGTCACCAGGGCATTGATATCTTCGGAGGAACCGCTGCTGGTGAAACACCGGTTTACGCCGCTTATGACGGTTTTCTCAGCCGTCTGCCGAAATGGACTTCGACGGTGATTATTCGCATTCCCTCTGATCCTCTGCAGCCTGAGCGCCAAATTTGGACCTATTACACCCATATGGCTGATCAAAACGGTCGATCTTTGATTGTTGACGCCTTTCCCCCGGGCAGCACCGAGATCGAAGTTTCGGCAGGCACGCTTCTGGGATATCAGGGAAATTACTCAGGGACGGTAGGCAAGCCAACCGGCGTTCATTTGCACTTTTCCATTGTGAAGGACGACGGTCAGGGAAGGTTTATGAATGAACTGAAGATCGAAAACACCCTGGACCCAGCCCCATATTTTGGGCTAAGGCTCAATGCTGGCAAGAACGAGGCAGATATACCGGTTTGTGAGAGCGAATAG
- a CDS encoding Hsp20/alpha crystallin family protein, translating to MTLYINPGRRSLRRRMMEEMMRDWDEDYSPNLTFPIDVIADKDSFTIKALLPGVQPDDLEINIVNELVTISGELKVNREESENYLLAECPSGRFHRVLTLPTPLDSSKVQAELENGILTVVVPKAEEAKPRTIKVTQK from the coding sequence ATGACCCTGTATATCAACCCTGGTAGGCGATCTTTGCGAAGGCGAATGATGGAAGAAATGATGCGCGATTGGGATGAAGACTACTCACCCAACCTGACTTTCCCCATTGATGTGATAGCCGACAAGGATTCCTTTACCATTAAAGCACTTCTACCTGGCGTTCAACCGGATGACCTTGAGATCAACATTGTAAATGAACTTGTCACCATTTCTGGCGAATTGAAGGTAAACCGTGAAGAAAGCGAAAACTATCTGCTGGCGGAATGCCCCAGCGGGAGGTTCCACCGGGTATTGACCCTGCCCACTCCGCTTGATTCATCAAAGGTGCAGGCTGAGCTTGAAAACGGCATTTTAACCGTGGTTGTGCCCAAGGCAGAGGAAGCCAAACCGCGCACGATCAAAGTCACCCAGAAATAA
- a CDS encoding peptidoglycan DD-metalloendopeptidase family protein has protein sequence MSVQPEEKTNQPPMKRWHKWLSWLVTFILVGVLFSVLYWQPILAQEIADHNGGTQALAPDAFEVLLGETSANLPYFEFLLDDPSVMRIPVAYTIAPTRPRSHSVDYEVLSGDAVFSIAQKFNISPETLLWSNYAVLRDDPHTLRIGQVLLIPPTNGIMYEWKEGDTLDAVAAEFKATADDILNWAGNKLDLTNPEIEPGTMVMIPGGQREFQQWVVPTYAVGRSGTASLPEGCVISSPHYYGGGWFIWPADNHYLSGNDFWSGHLAIDIATATGAPIYASDAGVVVFAGWNSNGYGNVVMIDHMNGYHTLYAHLSAINVSCGSNVGQGAVIGYAGSTGNSTGPHLHFEVRYLGGFINPWTVLP, from the coding sequence TTGTCTGTTCAACCTGAAGAAAAAACAAACCAGCCACCCATGAAACGCTGGCATAAATGGCTGTCCTGGTTGGTGACGTTTATCCTGGTGGGTGTTTTGTTTTCCGTGCTTTACTGGCAACCCATCTTAGCCCAAGAAATCGCTGATCACAACGGTGGGACGCAAGCTCTGGCGCCTGACGCATTCGAGGTTTTGCTTGGAGAGACCTCGGCGAATTTACCCTATTTTGAGTTTTTGCTTGATGATCCCTCAGTGATGCGGATTCCAGTCGCCTACACCATTGCCCCCACGCGGCCACGCAGTCATTCGGTTGATTACGAGGTTTTATCGGGTGATGCTGTTTTTAGCATTGCCCAGAAATTTAATATCTCTCCGGAAACGTTGTTGTGGTCCAACTATGCGGTGTTGCGTGATGATCCCCACACGTTGAGGATTGGACAGGTATTGCTTATTCCGCCCACCAATGGCATCATGTATGAGTGGAAAGAGGGTGATACACTGGATGCTGTTGCTGCAGAGTTTAAAGCTACAGCCGATGATATCTTAAATTGGGCCGGAAACAAATTGGATCTGACCAACCCGGAGATTGAACCGGGCACAATGGTGATGATCCCGGGCGGTCAACGTGAATTTCAACAATGGGTGGTGCCTACTTATGCTGTTGGTCGATCTGGGACGGCATCCCTCCCCGAAGGCTGTGTGATCTCTTCACCCCATTATTACGGGGGCGGCTGGTTTATTTGGCCTGCTGACAATCACTATCTTTCCGGAAATGACTTTTGGTCGGGTCATCTCGCCATTGATATTGCGACAGCAACAGGCGCACCCATTTACGCTTCTGATGCTGGCGTAGTGGTTTTTGCTGGTTGGAACAGCAATGGCTATGGCAATGTGGTGATGATTGATCACATGAACGGGTACCACACCCTGTACGCCCACCTGAGTGCGATCAACGTATCTTGTGGATCAAATGTAGGGCAGGGAGCGGTCATCGGATATGCGGGTTCAACGGGCAATTCAACCGGTCCACACCTGCATTTTGAGGTCAGGTATCTGGGCGGGTTTATCAACCCGTGGACCGTCTTACCCTGA
- the rho gene encoding transcription termination factor Rho produces MDILELEKKSLSELRSMAKDLNVERPHRHKKESLILHIARALGESEGLEIRGGILEIMNEGIGFLRQDYRIGAEDVYVSQAQLRRYELRSGDMVIGHVRPPRESERHYGLLKVEFVNGMTPEEARNRPKFESLTPIFPDKRFDLEYDPKVLSTRIINMVAPIGGGQRAMIVSPPKAGKTTILKEIANAIFHNHPEVRQIMSLIGERPEEVTDMDRSVEAEVVASTFDEPVSAHVRMAEIALERSKRLVESGHDVVILMDSLTRLARAYNLVVNPSGRTLSGGLDPSALYPPKRFFGAARNLEEGGSLTIIATALVDTGSRLDDVVFEEFKGTGNMELHLSRRLQERRTFPAIDIERSSTRREDLLLGPDILKLVWLMRRMYLQMIGNAPQGAGLDPAVATEAVLQQLSRTKNNLEFLETLTDEV; encoded by the coding sequence ATGGACATTCTTGAACTAGAAAAAAAATCATTATCTGAATTACGTTCAATGGCAAAAGATTTGAACGTCGAAAGACCCCATCGTCACAAAAAAGAAAGCCTGATTCTGCATATCGCGCGCGCCCTGGGCGAGAGCGAAGGTTTAGAAATCAGAGGTGGCATTCTGGAAATAATGAACGAGGGTATTGGCTTTTTACGCCAGGATTACCGAATCGGGGCTGAGGACGTCTATGTCTCTCAGGCGCAATTGAGGCGTTATGAATTACGTTCTGGTGATATGGTGATCGGTCATGTTCGACCGCCGCGGGAATCAGAACGGCACTATGGCTTATTAAAGGTTGAATTTGTTAACGGCATGACCCCGGAAGAAGCCCGCAATCGGCCCAAATTTGAAAGCCTGACGCCAATCTTTCCAGATAAACGTTTTGATTTAGAATATGACCCTAAAGTGCTTTCGACCCGGATCATCAACATGGTTGCGCCAATTGGAGGCGGGCAACGCGCGATGATCGTTTCCCCACCGAAGGCAGGGAAAACAACCATTTTGAAAGAAATTGCCAACGCCATTTTCCACAATCACCCTGAAGTCAGGCAAATTATGTCGTTGATTGGTGAGCGCCCAGAAGAAGTGACGGATATGGATCGTTCGGTTGAAGCTGAAGTTGTGGCTTCGACCTTTGATGAGCCGGTGTCGGCGCATGTGCGCATGGCTGAGATCGCATTGGAAAGATCAAAACGGCTGGTGGAATCCGGGCACGATGTTGTGATCTTGATGGACTCGCTGACCAGACTTGCGCGGGCATATAACCTGGTGGTCAACCCTTCCGGTCGGACGCTCTCTGGTGGTTTGGATCCCTCGGCGCTCTATCCGCCCAAGCGTTTCTTTGGCGCTGCCCGGAACCTGGAAGAAGGCGGCTCATTGACCATCATTGCCACAGCGCTGGTTGATACCGGCTCTCGGCTGGATGATGTGGTCTTTGAAGAATTTAAAGGAACCGGCAATATGGAATTGCACCTCTCACGCCGATTGCAGGAACGGCGCACCTTCCCGGCGATTGATATTGAACGGTCATCAACCCGCAGAGAGGATCTGCTGTTGGGTCCCGACATTCTCAAGCTTGTCTGGCTGATGCGGCGGATGTATCTACAAATGATTGGAAATGCACCCCAAGGCGCAGGTTTAGACCCGGCTGTGGCAACTGAGGCTGTTCTTCAACAATTGAGCCGGACAAAGAATAACCTTGAATTCCTCGAAACGCTTACGGATGAAGTATAA
- a CDS encoding DNA translocase FtsK codes for MARRSTKTSTATQSRKSKPKAKPGSKPKQKSKAKSQEHLLSGISRQKRVDIIAILLLLIGALTLISLFTQSSGRLTAWCVQSLSILIGWGVYIFPLVLMLFGAWILLRNHQRFPKLSFVRIIGIILITINLTAWFHLMIDGSFSDARLGNGGGYLGAAIKIGFIRLLGKPGTIIALIAWLLISLIITLDLTMANIIKWLGSLLNTVGKSIARVADNIKAHLQNRWRARKQLKQAETHRVSPAGNQEHPPHSAMPAGTTTVTLQKTPEALPKEPVWVLPNPEEILDPAITPPDDTENDLHRARVIEETLRSFGAPGHVVEIKRGPSVTLFGVEPDFIASRNAKTRVRVSKITALSDDLALALAASRIRIQAPVPGKGYIGIEVPNQHISIVSLQEVLLSPTYQQLNSPIKIALGKDVSGNAVATDLTALPHLLIAGTTNSGKSVCINAILSCLLLNKTPDQLRLVLIDTKRVELGGYYSIPHLLSPVVVDAAHVVGVLQWMMREMDIRYRKFSDIGARNISEFNRFCVKNNTKELPYLLVVIDELSDLMMLAPDEAERALTRLAQLARATGIHLIIATQRPSTDIITGLIKANFPARIAFAVASSVDSRVILDQPGAERLLGSGDMLFKPPDAPAPIRIQGAYVSDDEIFRLVSYWRRFSVSEDAPERPDQPAAFHTSAGSVLKQTPLWEEIEPDQDDKYVQALEILRSEGYASISLLQRKLRIGYTRAARLIDEMEKQGIIGPPDPKTQLRAFINQKNDK; via the coding sequence ATGGCACGTCGGTCAACAAAAACTTCCACAGCCACGCAGAGCAGAAAATCAAAGCCAAAAGCAAAACCGGGATCAAAACCAAAACAAAAATCAAAAGCAAAATCTCAGGAACACCTTCTCTCCGGAATCTCACGCCAGAAACGTGTTGATATTATTGCAATCCTGCTGCTATTGATCGGAGCCTTAACCCTGATCAGCCTCTTTACTCAAAGCAGCGGTCGATTAACAGCCTGGTGTGTGCAATCCCTTTCTATACTCATCGGCTGGGGTGTTTATATCTTTCCCCTGGTGTTGATGCTCTTCGGCGCCTGGATACTCCTCAGAAACCATCAGCGTTTTCCAAAATTATCCTTTGTACGCATTATTGGAATAATTCTGATTACCATTAATTTAACCGCCTGGTTCCATCTAATGATTGATGGTAGCTTTTCAGATGCTCGGCTGGGAAACGGCGGCGGTTACCTTGGTGCAGCAATCAAAATCGGGTTTATCCGCTTGCTGGGCAAACCAGGCACGATCATTGCCCTGATTGCCTGGCTTCTGATTAGCTTGATCATCACCCTCGACCTAACTATGGCGAACATTATTAAGTGGCTCGGGAGTTTGCTGAACACGGTGGGTAAAAGCATCGCTCGGGTTGCCGACAACATCAAAGCCCATCTTCAGAATCGTTGGAGAGCCCGCAAGCAATTAAAACAAGCTGAAACTCACCGCGTCAGCCCTGCTGGAAACCAGGAACACCCCCCACATTCCGCCATGCCTGCGGGTACAACTACCGTTACTCTCCAGAAAACTCCAGAAGCCCTGCCGAAAGAACCGGTGTGGGTCCTCCCAAACCCTGAAGAGATCCTTGATCCAGCCATTACACCTCCGGATGATACTGAAAATGACCTCCACCGGGCGCGGGTCATTGAGGAGACTTTACGCTCGTTTGGTGCCCCGGGTCATGTGGTAGAAATCAAGCGCGGACCCTCGGTAACATTGTTTGGCGTTGAACCGGATTTTATCGCCTCCCGCAATGCTAAAACAAGGGTGCGCGTGTCAAAAATCACTGCACTGTCCGATGATCTTGCATTAGCTTTAGCCGCATCGCGGATTCGCATTCAAGCGCCGGTGCCTGGCAAAGGCTATATTGGCATCGAAGTCCCTAACCAGCATATTTCAATCGTGTCCCTGCAGGAGGTGCTCCTGAGCCCAACTTATCAGCAATTGAATTCTCCAATAAAAATTGCCCTTGGCAAAGATGTTTCCGGCAACGCGGTAGCAACCGACCTGACGGCTTTACCCCACCTGTTAATTGCCGGTACAACAAATTCCGGAAAATCTGTTTGTATCAATGCCATCCTGTCTTGTTTGTTGCTGAATAAAACCCCGGATCAATTACGTTTGGTGCTGATTGACACGAAGCGCGTGGAATTGGGCGGATACTACAGCATACCGCATTTATTGTCTCCCGTCGTTGTTGATGCTGCACATGTCGTCGGTGTCCTACAGTGGATGATGCGCGAAATGGATATTCGCTATCGCAAGTTTTCTGACATCGGAGCGCGCAATATCAGCGAATTCAATCGATTTTGTGTAAAGAACAACACAAAAGAATTGCCCTACCTTCTGGTCGTGATCGACGAACTCTCCGACCTGATGATGCTGGCTCCCGATGAAGCCGAGCGCGCCCTGACGAGATTGGCTCAATTAGCACGCGCTACGGGTATCCATCTGATCATCGCCACCCAACGCCCCTCAACAGACATTATTACCGGGCTGATCAAAGCGAACTTTCCAGCCCGGATTGCCTTTGCTGTTGCATCTTCCGTCGATAGCCGCGTGATCCTCGATCAACCGGGCGCTGAACGCCTTCTCGGCAGCGGGGATATGCTTTTCAAGCCACCTGATGCCCCGGCTCCCATCCGTATTCAGGGAGCCTATGTCTCAGATGACGAAATCTTCCGCCTGGTCTCCTATTGGCGCAGATTTAGCGTTTCTGAAGACGCACCCGAACGACCCGACCAGCCGGCTGCCTTTCACACCAGTGCCGGGAGCGTCCTTAAACAAACACCGCTCTGGGAAGAAATTGAACCTGACCAGGATGATAAGTATGTTCAAGCCCTGGAAATCTTGCGCTCTGAAGGATACGCTTCCATTTCATTGCTTCAGCGCAAATTACGGATTGGCTATACCCGCGCCGCCCGGCTGATCGACGAAATGGAGAAGCAGGGCATAATCGGTCCACCCGACCCAAAGACACAATTACGAGCCTTTATTAATCAGAAAAATGACAAATAA